In Nocardia sp. NBC_00403, the DNA window GTGCGGTAAGGGATGTGGTAAATGATCACGGGGATCGGGCTGGCCGCCGCGAGCTGGGTGAAGTGTGCGCGGACACCGGCTTCCGACGGGCGCGTGTAGTAGGGCACCGGGACCAGGGCCGCGGTGATTTCGGGATGGGATTCGAGAGCCTCGAGCGCGGCGGTGCTGGCGCGGGTGTTGTTGTCGCCGGTACCGAGGATCAGTGGTGCGTTGCGGGTGCGGCAGACCTCGGCGCACACCGCAAGGACAGTGTGCTTTTCGTCGGCGTCGAGGGTGGCGGGTTCGCCGGTGGTGCCGAGCGCGACCAGTCCGGTCGCGCCCTCGTCGAGGACACGGTGAGCCAAGGATTCCAGGGCCTCCACCGCGACTTCTCCCATGGCGGTGAACGGGGTGACGAGCGGGACGAATATCCCCTGCGGAGGTTCGTGCTGAGCCATACGTCCAGCTTGTCCGGCGGATAACCGCAGGTCTAGTTCGCATTTGTGGCTTCGAGCGTAAGCTCAGCTGATGCTCGATGTTCGACGCCTGCGACTGCTGCGGGAACTGGCGCGGCGTGGGACGATCGCGGCCGTCGCCGAAGCCATGGCCTTCACACCCTCCGCGGTCTCACAGCAACTGAGCGCGCTGGAGCGGGAAGCGGGCGTGGCGTTATTGCAGCGCACAGGTCGACGGGTGACCCTCACCCCGGCCGGTCACACCCTCGTCGGGCACACCGAAGCCGTGCTGGCCCGGCTCGAAGAGGCCGAAGCCGATCTGGCCAACACTGAGGCGGGGCTGACCGGTCCACTGCGGATCGGTGCTTTCCCTTCCGCTACACAGGGTTTCATCCCCGCGGCCCTGAACACGCTGGCCGCGGACCATCCCGGCCTCGAACCCCAGGTGGCAGAGCTCGATCCGGCGCTGGTTTCGGACGCGCTGCGCGCCGGCGAGCTGGATGTGGCACTCGTGCACGACTACGACCTGGTGCCGTTCCCGCCCGAAACCGGAGTTCGCACCCAGCCCCTCTATCGCGAGACAATGTTCCTCGCCTCGACCACGCCCCGCGCCGCCACTCCCGGCGGGATGCTCGCCACCTGCCGCGACGAGCCGTGGATCGTGGCCACCACCGGCACCCGCTGCCACACCATGACCATCCGCGCCTGCCGAGCCGCGGGCTTTCTCCCGCACATTCGCCACCAGATCGACGAATTCGCCACGGCGCTGGCCTTTGTCGCCGCCGGACAGGGCGTCGCACTGGTTCCCGAACTGAGTGCCGCACACCCGCCGGCCGAAGTGATCCTCACCGAACTCCCGATCGCACGCCATACCAGAATCGCCTTCCGCGTAGGCGCTGACCGCCATCCGGCTATCGTCGCCTTCACCCGCGCCATGAACGCGACAGTGTCTGCTTGAGCTCGGGCAGGGCGATCCTCGCCGAACCCGCCCGGCGCCACGGCATTTCAGGCCTCCAGCAGCGGCCCTACCGCTCGTCGATCGCGACGCCGGCAGCCGCTGCCGGCTCTTGTCCCGGACCCCGACCTCCGACACCCCGCGCGGTGTGGGAGTCTTGTGGGGTATCTCAGTGGAAGGGCTTCTCGTGACGCTCGGCATGGTCCTCGGCGACTCCTTCGCTCGCGCTTCGACGCAGGACCGCTAGCCTTCCCCGTTCCGACCCCACCTCACGGGTCCGACACCGGCTGCTCTCTCCTGGTCGAAGTGCTCTCCGTGCCCATGCACGTTCGATCACGAGGAGCACCCCCGTGCCCACCATGCACTGGACCGAAGCTGACACCGACCGCAGCGCGCGCTGGCATTCCGAGAGCGCAGCACCGATGCCGCGACACGTCGTCGTCGCCGACGACACCTTGCGTGCCGACACCGCCTACCGGCTGGCGTGTGAAGGCACCGCGCTGTTGTGGCGGGGCGATTTTCAGCAAGCGCGCCAGTTGTTGCAGGCACTGCGCCGCCGCATCGACCGCATCACGCTGCCACGGGGCGACAGCGTTGCGGAATCGTTTCACCTGTACCGCAGGGCCCGCGGCCATCGCGCGCGGGTGCTGGGGAAACTGGTCGTCGAGCTGTCCGCGGACCACACCCTCGAGTTGCGTCGAGCGCCCGATCTGCGGCGGGTGTGCGCCGAAACCTATGGGTCGCCCGGCGAACCGATGGTCGTCGCGTTCACCGAGTTGCTCGGCGCCATCGGTGCGCAGCAGTGGCGGGCCAAGGGCGTAGAGGTGCCTGCGCTGGGTGCGCGCATCCACCCGCACTACGGGGTTTTCTCTCCCGTCCGTGGCGAATACGTCGATCTCGTTGCGCGGGCGCCACTGTCGGGCGGCGGTGACCGCACCGCGTTCGACCTCGGCACCGGAACCGGGGTGCTGGCAGCGGTGCTGGCCCGTCGCGGCATCGGGCGGGTTGTGGCCACCGACATCAACCCGCGCGCACTGGTCTGCGCTCGCGACAACATCGACCGGCTCGAGCTCGCCGGTCGTGTCGAGGTGATCGGGCCCGACCTGTTCCCGCACGGTCGTGCCGACCTGATCGTATGCAACCCGCCGTGGCTGCCGGCGCGGCCCACCGCCGCCGTCGAACAGGGCGTCTACGATCCCGACAGCGCCATGCTGCACGGATTTCTCGACGGGCTCACCACCCATCTGGCGCCCGGCGGCGAAGGCTGGCTGATCCTGTCGGACCTGGCCGAGCACCTCGGACTGAGGACCCGCAACGACCTGACCGACGCCATCGCCGCGGCGGGCCTGCGGGTCCTCGACCGCCTCGACACCCGGCCGCGCCACACCCGGCCGCTGGAGCCCACCGATCCCCTGCATACCGCTCGCGTGGCGGAGATCACCTCGCTGTGGCGTCTGAGCAGCTAAATAGCGCGAAACGTCCCACGCCGCTCGGCTCGCACCCTAACGTCGTGAACAGCAAAGCCGGGCGACGTGATTGAGATTGTGGGATGAATCAACCGAACACTACGTGTGCTGCGTTCCAGCGCATCGCCGCGATCGACCCCGAGGCGGTCGCGGTTCGCTCCATCGGAGGCGGACAGAGCCTGACCTGGCGTGAATACGCCGATCAGGTCAGGCACATCGCCGCCGGGCTCAACGCCCTCGGGATCGGCCGTGGCGACACCGTCGCGCTGATGATGGCCAACCGGGTCGAGTTCTATCCGCTGGAAGTGGGCGCCCAGCACATCGGCGCGACATCGTTCTCGGTGTACAACACCCTGGCTCCCGAGCAGTTGAACTATGTGTTCACCAATGCCGAGAACCGGGTGGTGATCTGCGAGGAACAGTACGTCGACCGGGTGCGGTCGTGCGGGGTGCCGATCGAGACCATCGTGTGCGTCGATGCAGAGCATGCGGGAACCATCAGCGTCGCCGAACTCAAAGCCAAGGGCCGCACCGATTTCGACTTCGAAGCGACTTGGCAGGCCGTGCAGCCCGAGGATGTCGCGACATTGGTCTACACCTCCGGTACCACCGGAAACCCCAAGGGCGTCGAGATCACCCACGCGAACCTGCATGCCGAGGCGCACGCCTTCAACGCGGTGCTGCCGGTCGAATTCGGCGACCGCCAAACCTCCTTCCTGCCCAGCGCACACATGGCCGACCGGATGACCGCGCTGTATTTGCAGGAGTACTTCGGAACCCAGATCACCGTCGTGCCGGACCGGGCGTTGCTGCCCGCCGCATTATTGGACGTACATCCGACAATCTGGGGTGCGGTGCCGCGAGTGTGGGAAAAGCTCAAGGCCGCGGTCGAATTCTCGGTCGCCAACGAACCCGACGACGCCACCCGCGCCGCTTTGCGGTGGGCACTGGAGGTGGCAGCGCGCAAGGCGGCCGCACAGCTGGACGGACGACCGGTCGAGGCGGAGCTGGCGGCGGAATGGGCGAAGGCCGATGCAGCAGTGCTGTCGAAGCTGCGCGCGAAACTCGGTCTGGACCAGGTGAAGTGGGCGATTTCGGGTGCGGCGCCGATCCCGCCGGAGACCCTCGGGTTCTTCGCAGGCCTCGGCATCCCCATCTCCGAGATCTGGGGCATGTCCGAGCTGACGTGCGTGGCCAGCGCCAGCCCGCCGGCGCAGGCGCGCCTCGGCACGGTCGGTCGGTTGCTGCCCGGCATGGAGTCCACTATCGCTGAGGACGGCGAATTCCTGATCCGCGGTCCCCTGGTGATGCGTCGTTATCGCAAGGAGCCGGAGAAGACCACGGAAGCCATCGACGCCGACGGCTGGCTGCACACCGGTGACATCCTCACCATCGACGCCGACGGATACCTGCGGGTGGTGGACCGTAAGAAGGAACTGATCATCAACTCCGCGGGAAAGAACATGTCCCCGGCCAACATCGAGAACGCGATCAAAGCCGCCACACCACTGGTCGGTGCTCTCGCCACCATCGGCGACGCGCGACCGTTCAACACCGCACTGATCGTGCTGGACGCCGAATCCGCCCAACCGTATGCCGCGCAGCACGGACTGCCCGACGCCTCCCCCGCCACACTCGCCGCCGATCCCGGCGTGATCGCCGAGATTGCGCGCGGCGTCGCCGCGGGCAACGCGCAGCTGTCGCGCGTCGAACAGATCAAACGCTTCACCATCCTGCCAACATTCTGGGAACCCGGCGGCGACGAGGTCACCCTGACGATGAAGTTGCGCCGCAAGCCGATCGCCACGAAATACGCGGCGGCCATCGAGCAGCTCTATGCCGCCGAGCCCGAGGCGACGGTGCGCGAGCCCGCCGAGTCGGTGGAACTGTCTGCGGGATAGCGGGTTTGGTGGTCGCCGACCAGCAGCGCAGGTCTACCCGCGCGGTCGCGAGAGCCTCTCAACTGTGAAACACCCTGTGCTGCACCATGTTCAGCGATCCCTCGGATCACCTCGGTGTCATTGTGAACAGGCGCGGTGGTGTGTGGGTGGTTTCGCGGGCGCGCAGCTGCGAGCAGGATCACCATCCGCCTGCACCCGGCCCACGCATCCAGCGGGCGGATTGTTACTGGCCGACTGAGACGCTACGGACCTGGGTATGGACAACGTCTATTGCCGGCGGGGTCGAATTCGTGCACTTTGTCTCGGCTACTCACACGGGAAATCCCAGGTCGAGACGCACGTCGACAACATCGACCTGTTGCCCTCTCGGTGATTGCCGCAGTCATGTCCTGCTCGGCAGCACCGATTCGGTCGGGGCGGGAAAGGTCTACAGCGAGAATGTCAGTCGCTGCGGGCTGAGGTAGTCGGCCGGGTCGTGCATGGTGCGCAATTCCGGGCGCCGTGCGGGGGTGAGGCGGGCCAGTTCCGTGCGCAGTGAGGTGTCGTAGCGGGCGGCGGGGCTGGTTAAACCAGGGAGCCAGTTGTCGTGGTGGCTGGGGACGAAGAGGTTCGGGCCGAGGGATTCGATGTAGCGGCGGGGGTCCCGTAGGCCGTTGGTGATCTGGTTGTAGCCCTGGACGGCACCGATCTGGACGTCGGTGGGGGCAAGGCCGGCCAGAACGTCGAACACGTGCGGGGCTTTCTCGGTGAGCGGGCCCGCTGAGTCGTGCCAGGTGAGTGTGAATCCGGGAACCCGGAACTGGTAGAGCAGGACACCGCCTTCGGGATCGCGCAGTCGCGGCAGGTTCTGCAGGACGCCATCGAGCGTCGGTGGGTGCCGCATGATCGGGCGTATATCCGGTGCCGGGAAGAACGGTGACGCCGGATCGCTGCGGTCCGGGGCGGTCGGGGCCGAATGCAGGTGACGGACGGCAGTCACCGCAACGTCGCCGACAGTGAATTCGTGACGTGCACCGATCAGGGTCTCGGCATCGCCGAGTTCGGAGGTAGGGAACGACGGGTCCGACACTTGCGCGCGAATAGCCGCACAGTGCTCGGCGGTGCCGTGTACGACCGCGCCGCAAGCCTGCGCGATCCGGCCCGCGTCACCCGCGTGATCGAAATGTCCGTGCCCGATGAAGATCGCCTCGGGGCGCAGGTCGGCCAGGTCCTGCGCAGTGGCGGGCACATACCCCGAACTGGTGAACCGAGGAACCCACGCGTCGAGCAGGAACACCGATCCGCCGATTGCCAGCGCGAAAGTTGTGCATCCCACCCACGACAGCACCACGCGGTCGGCGCGCACCGCTGCGGTTTGCGCGTCGACGATGTCGGCGCCGAAGAAACGCCTGCGCGCCACGACCGTTCGTTCGCCGTCCCGCTCGGTGGATGCTTCCAAACGACCGGCCTCGATCTGCGCGAGGGCATCGAAGGCGCCACCGAGCGCGGTGTGCCGACCGATCAGAACGCGCGGATGAATGTTGCACACGTATGTACCAGATCACGGAATCGCAGCGCGGGCAAGGGAGACCACTGGCTCAGCGCCCGCCGCCCTGCTCACCGAGCAGCCTGCCGCCGCCGACATGCGTGGACAACACCGAACCCGGTCGCAGTGCGGGATTCCGGCGGTGGTGGGCCGGTCGACGGTCTTCGGAGAACATCCGGGGCCGACCTCCGAAGTCCGTCGACGGCGAGAGGCAGACCACCACTGCGCACTAGCTGTTACCACTCGTCAGAAAACGGGCGGGTGGCACGAGGCTTTAGAGCTGCACGCCCAGCAACGCATCGACCGCGGTCGCGACGAGGGCCGGGACGTCGCGGTCCGCGCCGCCGTAATCGAGGGCCTGGTCGGCCCAGTTGTCCACGGCAGCCAAGGCTTTCGGGGTATCGAGATCATCGGCGAGGTGCTGGCGCAGGCGGGCGATGGTGTCCTCGGCGGCGGGGCCGGCGGCCAGCGATGTTGCGCGCCGCCACCGGTCCAAGCGCTGGGAGGCCTCCGCGAGGACGGTGTCGGTCCACATGCGATCCTGGCGGTAGTGACCGGCGAGCAGGCCGAGGCGGATCGCGGCGGGGTCGGTGCCCGCGCGGCGCAGCTTGGATACCAGGACGAGGTTGCCCTTGGACTTGGACATCTTCTCACCGTCGAGGCCGATCAGACCGGCGTGCACGTAGTGGCGGGCAAAGCGGCGGCCTGCAATGAGGGCTTCGGCGTGCGCGGCGGAATACTCGTGGTGGGGGTAGATGAGGTCGCTGCCGCCGCCCTGGACGTCGAACTCGGGTCCGACGCGGTTGAGCGCGATCGCTGCGCACTCGATGTGCCAGCCGGGACGACCCGCGCCGAAGGGGGCGGGCCAGGACGGTTCATCAGGGCGCGCGGCGCGCCACAGCAGTGCGTCGATGGTGTCACGCTTGCCCGGTCGGTCGGGGTCGCCGCCGCGCTCGGCGAACAGTCGCTCCATGGTGGCGCGGTCGTAGCCGGATTCGTAGCCGAACTGCTCGGTGGTGTCGGCGCGGAAGTAGATGTCGGGGAATTCGGCATCGTCGACGACATACGCCGCACCCGAGGCCAGCAGTTTCTGCACCAGTTCCACGACCTCGTCGACGGACTCGATGGCGCCGATGTA includes these proteins:
- a CDS encoding LysR family transcriptional regulator, which produces MLDVRRLRLLRELARRGTIAAVAEAMAFTPSAVSQQLSALEREAGVALLQRTGRRVTLTPAGHTLVGHTEAVLARLEEAEADLANTEAGLTGPLRIGAFPSATQGFIPAALNTLAADHPGLEPQVAELDPALVSDALRAGELDVALVHDYDLVPFPPETGVRTQPLYRETMFLASTTPRAATPGGMLATCRDEPWIVATTGTRCHTMTIRACRAAGFLPHIRHQIDEFATALAFVAAGQGVALVPELSAAHPPAEVILTELPIARHTRIAFRVGADRHPAIVAFTRAMNATVSA
- a CDS encoding class I SAM-dependent methyltransferase, which encodes MHWTEADTDRSARWHSESAAPMPRHVVVADDTLRADTAYRLACEGTALLWRGDFQQARQLLQALRRRIDRITLPRGDSVAESFHLYRRARGHRARVLGKLVVELSADHTLELRRAPDLRRVCAETYGSPGEPMVVAFTELLGAIGAQQWRAKGVEVPALGARIHPHYGVFSPVRGEYVDLVARAPLSGGGDRTAFDLGTGTGVLAAVLARRGIGRVVATDINPRALVCARDNIDRLELAGRVEVIGPDLFPHGRADLIVCNPPWLPARPTAAVEQGVYDPDSAMLHGFLDGLTTHLAPGGEGWLILSDLAEHLGLRTRNDLTDAIAAAGLRVLDRLDTRPRHTRPLEPTDPLHTARVAEITSLWRLSS
- the fadD11 gene encoding fatty acid--CoA ligase FadD11, producing the protein MNQPNTTCAAFQRIAAIDPEAVAVRSIGGGQSLTWREYADQVRHIAAGLNALGIGRGDTVALMMANRVEFYPLEVGAQHIGATSFSVYNTLAPEQLNYVFTNAENRVVICEEQYVDRVRSCGVPIETIVCVDAEHAGTISVAELKAKGRTDFDFEATWQAVQPEDVATLVYTSGTTGNPKGVEITHANLHAEAHAFNAVLPVEFGDRQTSFLPSAHMADRMTALYLQEYFGTQITVVPDRALLPAALLDVHPTIWGAVPRVWEKLKAAVEFSVANEPDDATRAALRWALEVAARKAAAQLDGRPVEAELAAEWAKADAAVLSKLRAKLGLDQVKWAISGAAPIPPETLGFFAGLGIPISEIWGMSELTCVASASPPAQARLGTVGRLLPGMESTIAEDGEFLIRGPLVMRRYRKEPEKTTEAIDADGWLHTGDILTIDADGYLRVVDRKKELIINSAGKNMSPANIENAIKAATPLVGALATIGDARPFNTALIVLDAESAQPYAAQHGLPDASPATLAADPGVIAEIARGVAAGNAQLSRVEQIKRFTILPTFWEPGGDEVTLTMKLRRKPIATKYAAAIEQLYAAEPEATVREPAESVELSAG
- a CDS encoding MBL fold metallo-hydrolase, which gives rise to MCNIHPRVLIGRHTALGGAFDALAQIEAGRLEASTERDGERTVVARRRFFGADIVDAQTAAVRADRVVLSWVGCTTFALAIGGSVFLLDAWVPRFTSSGYVPATAQDLADLRPEAIFIGHGHFDHAGDAGRIAQACGAVVHGTAEHCAAIRAQVSDPSFPTSELGDAETLIGARHEFTVGDVAVTAVRHLHSAPTAPDRSDPASPFFPAPDIRPIMRHPPTLDGVLQNLPRLRDPEGGVLLYQFRVPGFTLTWHDSAGPLTEKAPHVFDVLAGLAPTDVQIGAVQGYNQITNGLRDPRRYIESLGPNLFVPSHHDNWLPGLTSPAARYDTSLRTELARLTPARRPELRTMHDPADYLSPQRLTFSL
- the mshC gene encoding cysteine--1-D-myo-inosityl 2-amino-2-deoxy-alpha-D-glucopyranoside ligase, which produces MQSWSDTALPTIPGAGPPLRLFDTADRQVRPVTPGPTATMYVCGITPYDATHLGHAATYLTFDLVNRLWRDAGHTVHYVQNVTDVDDPLFERAARDGLDWRALGTREIELFRADMSALRIVPPRDYIGAIESVDEVVELVQKLLASGAAYVVDDAEFPDIYFRADTTEQFGYESGYDRATMERLFAERGGDPDRPGKRDTIDALLWRAARPDEPSWPAPFGAGRPGWHIECAAIALNRVGPEFDVQGGGSDLIYPHHEYSAAHAEALIAGRRFARHYVHAGLIGLDGEKMSKSKGNLVLVSKLRRAGTDPAAIRLGLLAGHYRQDRMWTDTVLAEASQRLDRWRRATSLAAGPAAEDTIARLRQHLADDLDTPKALAAVDNWADQALDYGGADRDVPALVATAVDALLGVQL